The genomic interval GCAGAGAGGCAACTGGAAAACAAGGATGGTCTGAACCATGGACCCCACAAAGCCACTGATCCAGGCCAGAGCTGCTAGTTGCTGGAGAAGCTTTGGGTGCATGATCACTCCATAGTGGAGGGGTCGACAGATAGCATtgaagcggtcataggccataACAGTCAGCAGGACACACTCCGTGGAGCCCAGCCCCAGAGCAACATACAGCTGGATCACACAGCCAGTGTAGCTAATGGTCTTGTCAGGCCCCTTGAGATTCCAAAGCATCTGTGGGACAACACTGGTGGTGAAACAGAGGTCCAGGAAGGAGAGATTGGagaggaagaaatacatgggTGTGTGGAGTTTGGGGTTAAAGTATGAGAGCAGTATGATCGCTGTGTTCCCCATCAGTGTCAGAATGTATATGATAGAGACGACAAGAAGGAGAAGCATCTCCAAGTGGGGCTGGTCAGAAAAGCCCAGTAGGATGAAACCTGCCGGAGTGCTAGCATTTGTTCCTCTCATTGCTTAATTGTGAGTCACCGTTC from Budorcas taxicolor isolate Tak-1 chromosome 11, Takin1.1, whole genome shotgun sequence carries:
- the LOC128055423 gene encoding olfactory receptor 2H1-like; amino-acid sequence: MRGTNASTPAGFILLGFSDQPHLEMLLLLVVSIIYILTLMGNTAIILLSYFNPKLHTPMYFFLSNLSFLDLCFTTSVVPQMLWNLKGPDKTISYTGCVIQLYVALGLGSTECVLLTVMAYDRFNAICRPLHYGVIMHPKLLQQLAALAWISGFVGSMVQTILVFQLPLCSHHMVDDFTCEEPALIKIACVDTTFLENELSIASVLYVVIPLGLILASYGCIVRSVLRIKSTEGRRKAFGTCGSHLIVVVLFFGTLASIYIQPKSKYTQKYSKFLTLFYTVVTPSLNPLIYTLRNKEAKWALRRLLGRNPS